The nucleotide sequence AGGCGCGCGACCGCCGCACCGGCAAGAAGGTCGCCGTGAAGTGGGTCCGCGGCAACGGGGCCGGCGGACACGGCCCGCCCGACATCCGCGCGATCACCCGCGAGGCCGGCTGCCTCGGCGCGTGCCGGGGTCACGAGTCGATTATCGAGATCTTGGATGTGGCGACGGATGCCGAGACAGGGGACGTGTTCCTCGtcatggagctcgtcgccgacggccGCACCCTCCGCGAGTCGCTCTGGAGGCCTGTATCCGAGGACGTGACCCGCGTGATGATGGATCAGCTCCTGGATGCGGCGAAGAAGATACATGGAGCCGGCCTCATCCATCGGGACTTCAAGCCGGAGAACGTCATGGTCGGCTTCTTCGGCGGGCTCAAGGTCGGTGACTTTGGGTCGGCGATTCGGGCGAAGCCGGCCGGAGTGCCCTATGAGGAGTGCTGTGTCGGCACCCTGATTTACACATCGCCGGAGCAGCTGGAAGGCAACCGGTACTACGGCCAGGCCGTGGACATGTGGGCGCTTGGGTGCATCATGGCGGAGATGTTGGCCGGCGGGACCCTCTTCGTGGCGGAGACAGAGGAGGAGCTGCTTGCCGAGATCTACAAGCTGCGAGACCAGATCACTTCTACGGGGAAGCTGGATTTGGAGTTCTTGGAGGAGCTTTCAGAAGCCGGGCGTGAGGTCCTGACCGGCCTGCTTGCCTTCAACCCTGACGAGAGGATCACGGCGGCAGAAGCGCTCGAGCACCGGTGGTTCAGCAAGCCCAAGGCAGCAGAGCACCCTGGCTTTGTGACGTTGATGAGTTAATTAGCTTGATCTAGCAACTGATAGATGCAGTGCCACTGAGTTAGCTTAATTACTGTGTTATTATGTACTGTAGTAATTAGTTGCAGGAACCTTAGTTTATGGGTTCCTCGCCATGTAATCTTGTGATTCAGTTACTGTAGCATGGAAATTACATTACATGATGGAGCTAAAGTTTGAACGTTTCTCGCCAAGTTTGAACGAACAATGTCTGAATCTGCTAAAGGCCAAGTTTCTGAATAAATCTGGTTGAACTTTCTATAACCGGTCTGAATCTGCTAAGCTTCTGAATCTGGTTGAAAAAATAGATCTTGATGCATGAACTAAATAGATGTGAAGCGCAACGAAGAAAAACAAATGTTAAATGTCTCAGACCTAAGAAGGATATTCTACTAGCAAGATGAATTTCATCGATTCAGAGCAACGCACATGAAATCTGCACAACAGTAAACACGCAATCAAGTTTTTCTATAACCAGTGAAAACTTAAATTCTCTACTGTGAACTGTGAACAGTTTGATCTGTTGCTATAGATAATTCTTGGAAGCCTACTGTTGACGCTGGAACGCGTCACACGAACACATCGATGTGTACCCGCGGcgccgagggagatgctccgcaactcacactgcgggaggccgacttccagcgcgatacgcaagacagcaagccggcgcttttgggacccgaaaccccacacgcccgggagggaccccgtctgggcacgcggcggctatggactgccctaggtcgacctgatcgcctctagggcctcgaggttcgccgccctgcaatgaagaagaacgaacaaagaacaaggaagaagaagaactagggttaaggagaaagataaaagataaaaagtggtagattgattgatcgattgtgtgttgttcaatcggccatcacccctcaggtatataagacgcggatggacttcccgtgtaaggaaaaggcttggattcacgtccaaaaccctagtcaaattcggattggttttatccgaactttccaaaattgttcggtttaaactggctgcaccttgcgggtaacatttgaggtggtaaacgacctcggatggaaatgagcccaaaagcaatcttgaccgtttcgacgaggcgagcaacttttatgttgaacgtttttttatTAGAGTTCATCTTaagggtcaaatcgctcgtgcaaCACAGGCTGTTATTcgtgctacccatcagacagggtgtctggtggggcgcgccacttttGCCTCGTGATAGTGCTGTATttggatggctctaacttttgcatatgaactcggattggaacgatttttatatcaaaatcgatcgtttcgacgagacgaagacaatccatgtagattATTTTTCCATACGAGGCAGCCTTGGGGGCGTAAtgtgccgaatagtgttctgaatacaaaatctcagtatttcgaacacaacttcggccttcgagatgagatcagatggcgatgacccaaacttcaaagatgttcgtatcgacaatacgaaactttttcatgtagaacacttctccatttgaggccattttaaataagttcttgactgtgccaaaatctggtgtcaacacatgcccccctgtttttcggcaaagcctgtgtgccgaaaaataacttgcacatagcttgctctaaggacgatgtcagcactccatcggccattttggcatattcttaggacgataagtttatattggccattgcttgtgtgaatattttgacgcaagcttgggtgaaactttctcaacttccttaacaatccgatgataaagtcccatagatatgtatctcaatgtCATCCTCAGAACCATATTatcacccttttgctaggattttgctgATAATCAAtaataaactttctccaatccttatTTTCGCCTGTATAAGAAaaattcattagtggccgaagcggtggactTCGGTTTGGCCTTACCTATTCtgacgagactaagcatcggctattgatagaaatgcaacacaccatgattaacatagtaaccggatgcttgctgtgccaactctttcaaattgtcatgtctagaaatatgaacaattttatAGCAACCCAAGgtaattttgcatctagacataccttaagataaactataagtgactcatcaaaacattgataacccttggatatttgttgtacTAGTTATAACGAATCACTGAAAGCCTCAatctgtatagcacctatagcaaccaAAAGCTCCAAACCGGATAAatttcatattcggctttgattattgtgTAAAAATATTTTAAGTGGCATAAGGCTTGTTTTGGTCTCCAATTGAACTAATgacgatgttaggatactacaccggtcatgctttgacatattcttagggcaATAGATAAATATCAGCCATTAACATGAGGTCCATatagaattcacccaccaaagtatgtatagccgaaataaacaaataaaataggaataaaatatttcggcccctttgtattagcaacaatgtaactaaccaaatgtatggtAATTTGGTAATACtctctcatgatatagaaaattatgttgcatccatggatcaaaataaatcaatggagggtaattgatcatacctagggatgaattccatggcaaaggcatcaacgatatggttgaagaaaatggatgatgtgctaaccgaagattttgatgttgtgatgcgcaccttcggcttaattgtttgttgctttcattattttccttcttcacttttattgtacttgttgcaacaGAAGCATGCAAATCATTTTTGTGTTGATTGatcttcttgggaacccatgccatgttcttctttatcagctcttatgcactaagattttgtaatttttttcttttgccaatatgacaaaccgagtgggcatctcggctgtgattttgtttcaaccaatggcaactctttttgggccttgtgcaccctcaacttcttttcttcagatttggcactctgatttttatcagttgattgcttcacttcttttccttttgtagccaatgtcaacactttaattggctctttgttatttgagatcaaatctgaagcagcacacttacgatcatctcttttcacgcggtaaacttgctttaccacctctttcttctttcttgagctctggaccgattccttatgattgaaacggtctttgacgcgtgattgttcaaatgttgatctccttggagctgcatagtattggtgagatggtctagaataagatggagaatgtacccttgtatcatacctgtcccatgatgaatatgtatctatatgaacATAGGGAggtatccacggcattggcatcggcggcccaaaataaggatatgaatatgttgcattaaaattatcactttgccaataccgatcctcatatttgcgccttgggggtgatcttggtttctttgcatgatttggccgataagcattcttctcttcactcttcttttgatatttatccaatagttcagcaaaggtgatttttgatctcttacacttgcgcttattccggcctttgttttcttttggtttgctttcatcgatcattagatttgcttgctgccccccagtccttggcgtctccattgtagcttcgatggaactcCCACCCTCAAGATTATGCtcgttatgctcttcaacaacttatttacttgaaagcttgatcccatcacctgcagcttttacattctttttaaatggatcggcttgaagcagccgatgtaaaaactttttgccatcgggaccaatcggaatagactggtcatctcttggtgtttcaacaaacttcaatcgtcctttttcaatggccgatttaactatttgacgaaacatgttgcaatcctcaaaattatgcttggacgaatcatgcaacttacaatacattcgtccttggattgatggcttaacatggtgatcaagaattgtaatgttattatttttcagcaacaaatcaaatattttatcacacatgcttgaattgaaagtATACTTCTTGTTTCCTAGCCGATCTTTCTGtttgaacggctttggagataagaAAACGattggttcagatttggaatctccccattcagctatgcattgtgttttccactctatctccgatcTCTTTGGAtatgatattatattagcatcgattttctcaatagaatttaaccttggctttaaatttctgaaacgaagatatttaaaacatacatgtctcagttgagaccaagtgtaagccaagtaagaaataagcaaagctacccaactagatatgaactttagagaaAGCAACGGGaaaagctttggctgtaacaataagtcattatcggtcttcataaatggtgcaatgggttgaccgatatgttccataacaattttactgctaacaagtaaattacccttcctcattggtctttcaaaattacttatgagaatatttcttatagatgcatcaataatggagttgcgaccaaatctgaaaataggtaaattactcgctatgcatacgtcttcaaatatgttgggagagcatgatagtggtgccatttgaagaacatcttgctccgtctttggatggctccccaacaccttgtcatcatctttttcttgaatccatgcatcattgctttgaagatttttgtcggccgaactttgttcggctacttgttcttgtccttgaaccttgtcaatttctacggcacggaactcatagggcaggaagtaggttccattaacttcagaaaaatcaagcaccattgttttcctatgcttgccatgccctttctcaataatgcttgcctctttggatttgatggattcagaatatatactacttgattctgCTTTTtaaccgaagcactttcatgttccgaatcatccttcttttcattgatagtACCAATTgacaatgcttcttttatctgagccaattctttttctattttttttctgacggcgagcggcaaaattagctttaagctttttctcaatttcagcccactccggatatgattgccccccaatgcttttagattctttcggcaatgacacacgggtgttgccgaaattttgcaattgtgtagggggtgtataatatgatgtagtactaggtgaggGCATATGCAGTGTTGTAAGACCatacttttgctcgccaattttatcaattggcaaagattcatcttcttgcaaaactctaccttttattgcggcataatcaggaaatagccccttttcatgttgttcaaggcaaagagcactaattctcttattttgggctaaactcttcaatgcagccaccactacctcatcttctacgatgttgggcacaaccgctcctgtaaaatttacattcattcggctataaccaggaaggtgtgaagccgaattatgagcatctacagttgtgtatggtgccgaagaattactaacatgaggtgtagcatatgacggttgagagtaactggccaaaTAGCCATTAGTAGCGTGGCCAATTCTctcattcatcggcatggttggattactatattgcacattagctgctgatgaataaaagggtgaaactgtaagtgcatctagtgccccttagtgattttggtgtattgaagacttataggttaagtgactgatgcgtttgtgagtgtacacaggtcgataagtctatgaggagtttgatatttacagagaaagtcgacccctaaaaatgaagctcttcgactgaagactttctgaagactttgaaagtgaagaaattggtgtgaccttgaagacttggtattcacttgaggaacatgaagcgtgaagacttttgttttcgtagtttcattttctctttcttgagtcataggaaacaccgtactgttaaagggggtcgaggaaatactaatgaaaaatttccatgtgatgctcaactcaaaatcctacacctaccaatcccttcgagtgaagccattggaaatctcatacagttcagtcaatttcttcagtgacagagacgcagttcttctggtcactgaggacttttctctgactgaggagttaggaattcgccagtgcgaattgcctacacagtgaggaacatgatagccctgaggaatttgagagtcaattttgcgaccgttgctgtgctgcgcgccggctgaccaaaatatcttatccacctaacggtcatatcattgaagggcatttatgtcttatcatgtcgggctgctccctaggctataaatagccgcccccctacaaccactagttggttggctgctccgagagaacttgacacttgtcatctgagagcaacccatcctccgaggactttgagcgaaaatcatcaagtgaggaaaatcccaaaaccaaacccccacaaacccaaagtgattgagcatcactgaagaaattgatcctgtgtggatccgacgcttgttacctttgaagactgtgcttcttccaaacggttgggcgtcaaggtctagagcatccaagaggaattgtggatcgccaagtgaccaagtctgtgaaggtttggaagtcacctgaagacttaccacgagtgattggatgaggcctgtgtggtcttagttcaaggagaatacggtgaggactgggtgtcctgagttgcggctcagagactgggtgtccgggactgcgtgttctcaagtttaaatactcagccgctccaaccagacgtacaactgtgacaacagttggaactggtttaccaaatcattgtcttcaccaactaactggttctatttcctcaactctttcatttcctcattactgtgttgtacattgttcatatctgtgcttgaagactttgactgaagactttcacaaattcctcagttcaatttcttcagtctgtccgtcttcatcttgttatcctgtgtttacgctttctgtactctgtgctagtcttcatttcatcatgatgactatgtttgtatcctgttatgtttacttctgagtacttattccgctgcaagtagttcttcgctaaggaatttcctcaccagcaaattcctcagtgaagaattcataaaaattgcctattcaccccccctctagtcgatataacgcactttcaattggtattagagcaaggtactcccttgttctgtgtgattttggtttaaccgcctggagttttagttatgtcgaccgcaggtatgaagaaagtgacatgccctatctttgacggtcatgactatcccaagtggaaggccatgatgaggaagcgcctcatggcaaggaacagcaagctgtggaccgtcactgagattggtcttactgatctatgcaagatggcaaatgctgatgatattcgcaagtacactcgacttgacatcatagcgaaggatatcatctgctcctgcctatccagagatcaattCGGGCGAATTATGCATCTTGGCAATTCGAAGCTCATCTGGGACAgaatctctgatgtctatgaaggtcatcgaactcgtcatgatccctggtttgaggacttcaaggaatctctcaaaacaatgactttcgagccagaatcatcatcttctgcatcttgTCTCATGGCAAACGGTGCTGAGGTAACCGAATGCTCCTCATCCGAGTCTTGTGATGATGAATCTAATAATGATGAATCTGacaatgatgaatctgatgatgatattgaatccTGCTATACCAAACTTATTTGCATTGCCTCTAAACAACAAACGGCTTTAGAACAAACTCAAGATATGCTAAAAAAAGTGATAATATGTTGCACAAAGAAATgaatcagtcaaaagcattgggtgAATGTCTTCAGAGAATTCACTCCAagtttgatgcccttcaagatcaacataataccctcttgactgatcacgagaagctttctcttgaatctcttcaaagaaaggaagatcttgaaaagctaagagtgtgttatgaagatcttcagaaggagcgcgattcattactagctcaacaaatcagcgcttctcaggaagaatttgttcccccatgcttaaagtgcattgaacgtgaatctgctaattcttcacctgaatgttcaaatgcttcaactgttacaaattcttcatctgcctctgccatcactaattcctcatctgaggacattgctagcattactgacaatgcagggctgaaggaactgtacatgaaaggcatgtacaaaagcctcaaagggcatcagacactttgtgatgtgctcaaaaagcagatcctcaacagaaaccctaggaaagagggtattgcctttgagaggaaactcaatgctgatggaacatattggaagcctgagcagtaccccaaaacctcatgggttgctgcaaagggacctccagttgatccatctaacttatctggctttacatgtgaatctcctcattcttctgatgagtcatttgactccaactataaactgttcaaaaatcagaatggtgaagtatttgctagatatgttggcactaactgcaggaacggttcccctatgaagaaaatctgggttcccaaaagttgtgttgaaagtcttcaggtgaatgtcctcatgacaccacctgtgaagaacaggaaccccagatcaaattcttcatatggaccaaattcttcacatggatcaaattcctcaactggatcaaagtcctcatatgattatcatcgtacTAACAACTCTGtgtcgcagggtagagctaagggctatgaatatgtgcattattcttcaaaccattatgttcataagtcctcgaagaattactctgcttattcatatgcttaccctaacccctcttatgtgaaacgaaatggcttggcatctttgccacctttctcatatggtgctcgcagaatgatgaactctttgccacccctccagatgtgggtggtgaagaaaaagaactaatctcttctgcagggtcaggtctccagacgtgctttaacgtctgaagaatttgctggggacctgacgaaAGTGCCTAAAAGGACGCAGgaaaatcatgatgaaatgaactttcatttcacacgtcctaatactgctatatctgtttactgcttgatgaaattcatctgatgaacttgatatcatattcttcactgatgaagcatatgagattgtaagctacactaattcatctgcaggatgatcaacccaaaaccactgaatgggtcctcgatagtggatgtacaaatcacatgactggtgacaagaatctattgatggatgctcccttatcactgtcacctctgaagcatatcatctttgctgacaaaggcaaaagtcaggtattgggtcttggtaaggttgctatctctaaggataagcacatggacaaagtcatgcttgttgagtccttaggatacaatctcatgtcagtctcaatgcttttgtgatcttgatatggttgttgtctttggcaaatatcgctgtgttgtgattatggaagct is from Triticum aestivum cultivar Chinese Spring chromosome 1B, IWGSC CS RefSeq v2.1, whole genome shotgun sequence and encodes:
- the LOC123088471 gene encoding putative cyclin-dependent kinase F-2: MPTAIRKRPAAGQEPRVHGGKKPRYAFGSITDYEKLEVLGEGTYGEVFKARDRRTGKKVAVKWVRGNGAGGHGPPDIRAITREAGCLGACRGHESIIEILDVATDAETGDVFLVMELVADGRTLRESLWRPVSEDVTRVMMDQLLDAAKKIHGAGLIHRDFKPENVMVGFFGGLKVGDFGSAIRAKPAGVPYEECCVGTLIYTSPEQLEGNRYYGQAVDMWALGCIMAEMLAGGTLFVAETEEELLAEIYKLRDQITSTGKLDLEFLEELSEAGREVLTGLLAFNPDERITAAEALEHRWFSKPKAAEHPGFVTLMS